A DNA window from Anastrepha ludens isolate Willacy chromosome 6, idAnaLude1.1, whole genome shotgun sequence contains the following coding sequences:
- the LOC128867723 gene encoding mucin-2 translates to MDYRYFLIAFILNVNPILSDNGDGTFVTQTVYGFLDFTTTIGNTVMVFSPQSAPSIEKIDIPTNIIETKPFVEKPSEDESIKPTKSTNSVKLPTSKPLEKKNLKSNIVEAQKNTKENNNNSNSKVTISNSVVVAAQAPAEPVDEPPTLQIENNVYEYDLLSRQPAEYAEETYRVINNKASDKPRNRLNQRRTYDISSAASVTHETTTSRLKTSQAPDIKPHSPTGPKGKKPKIRSTAPLRILKTTTPTLPKPGNSPQEQKSNRLSGSNRQNGKGNRSNGNEKEHVSITESVVESSQVNHGHKKSSPRSKPKRKSKNNRSSAAHKSSAVILASSAEPTRKTFRSKVRPSNVEAQASTSVYMFKLNRTPGRWQYTTTPKPRVSIRKNAEGNTTKSVDPFAGNPNLNIISENGDLESSGSQNGAVVNNIDQGGNYQHLVETLNVEISTPADFKDTYYELATIKTPYAFQVGGLKKTRFITVTSTIEKTLTPDPTEVQIPDGPLTENILATSTREPNFLRDSGVTTLKALHISENAETPSLETVVDSFSTTLKKLRTQVLPIVYDINNETSYVTLTQTYDITSLITVTKTLSPLETDIPLRSFTDFGANLDEAGSEINLELEFGDEDNAENSKDDKPYRAKFSDIADLFGKSSNLTSEEIQRLALWKLQNGSQQFSSLNVPSIPQFTPESTLPFPSIAPSINPFLLPLQQFQTITSSIVHETIATQTNSKVLKLTFGARTAYTTIFSSEVVPTRATSYIITSIPVQPTPPAFPGYFPPPYPQYYLG, encoded by the exons AGAAAATTGATATACCCACGAATATAATTGAAACGAAGCCATTCGTTGAAAAGCCATCGGAAGACGAAAGTATTAAGCCTACCAAATCAACGAACTCCGTTAAGTTACCGACTAGCAAACCTTTGGAGAAAAAGAACTTAAAATCTAATATTGTTGAGGCTCAAAAGAAcacaaaagaaaacaacaataatagtaATAGCAAAGTAACAATAAGTAACTCGGTAGTTGTCGCTGCACAGGCTCCAGCTGAGCCTGTCGATGAGCCGCCAACTCTACAAATCGAAAACAATGTCTATGAATATGATTTGCTCTCACGCCAACCAGCCGAATATGCGGAAGAAACGTATCGCGTTATTAACAACAAGGCTTCAGACAAACCACGAAATAGACTCAATCAGCGGCGAACTTACGACATTTCCTCCGCAGCTAGTGTAACACATGAAACAACAACGAGCAGATTGAAGACCAGTCAGGCGCCAGATATCAAGCCACACTCGCCTACTGGTCCCAAAGGCAAGAAACCGAAAATAAGATCAACCGCACCACTGCGTATCCTAAAGACTACAACGCCTACTTTGCCCAAACCTGGTAATAGTCCACAGGAACAAAAGAGTAATCGTCTATCTGGTTCGAATAGACAGAATGGCAAAGGCAATCGTAGCAATGGAAACGAAAAAGAACACGTGTCTATAACTGAATCAGTGGTTGAATCGTCACAAGTTAATCATGGTCATAAAAAGAGTTCGCCACGTAGTAAACCGAAACG GAAGAGCAAGAACAACAGATCATCAGCTGCGCATAAAAGCAGTGCGGTAATTTTGGCATCATCTGCCGAACCGACACGCAAAACCTTCCGCTCCAAAGTGAGACCCTCAAATGTGGAAGCTCAAGCTTCGACGAGTGTATATATGTTCAAGTTGAACCGTACGCCTGGTCGTTGGCAGTACACAACAACACCAAAACCGAGAGTGTCAATACGCAAGAATGCGGAGGGCAATACCACCAAATCTGTGGACCCTTTTGCCGGCAATCCCAACCTAAATATAATATCGGAAAATGGTGATTTGGAATCGTCTGGCTCGCAAAATGGTGCTGTTGTAAATAACATTGATCAAGGTGGTAATTATCAACACCTTGTGGAAACTTTGAACGTGGAAATATCAACGCCAGCAGATTTTAAGGATACCTACTATGAGTTGGCTACCATCAAAACACCCTACGCTTTTCAG GTTGGTGGTTTAAAGAAAACCCGCTTCATTACCGTCACCTCAACCATAGAAAAAACACTGACGCCTGACCCAACTGAAGTACAAATACCAGATGGACCTCTAACCGAAAACATTTTGGCAACGTCAACGAGGGAGCCAAACTTCCTCCGCGATTCCGGCGTCACAACTCTCAAAGCATTACACATTTCAGAGAATGCAGAAACGCCAAGTTTAGAAACTGTGGTGGATTCGTTTAGTACCACTTTAAAGAAATTACGCACTCAAGTTTTACCCATTGTCTATGATATCAACAATGAAACATCGTACGTCACACTCACACAAACTTACGACATCACAAGCCTTATAACCGTGACGAAAACTCTGTCGCCCTTGGAAACGGATATACCGCTCAGGAGTTTTACCGATTTTGGTGCTAATCTAGATGAGGCTGGTTCAGAAATAAACCTAGAATTAGAATTTGGCGATGAGGATAATGCAGAAAATTCTAAAGATGATAAGCCATATCGCGCCAAATTCTCAGACATTGCAGATCTCTTCGGCAAGTCGTCGAATCTTACCTCCGAGGAAATTCAAAGATTAGCGCTGTGGAAATTGCAAAACGGTTCACAACAATTCTCTTCACTCAATGTGCCCAGCATACCGCAATTCACGCCAGAGAGCACACTACCATTCCCCTCGATTGCGCCATCTATAAATCCATTCTTACTGCCATTGCAGCAATTCCAAACGATAACCTCTAGTATTGTGCATGAAACTATTGCGACTCAAACCAAtagtaaagttttaaaattaaccTTCGGTGCACGAACGGCCTACACGACGATTTTCTCTAGTGAAGTAGTGCCGACACGGGCCACCAGTTACATCATCACATCCATTCCCGTTCAGCCGACACCACCAGCATTCCCCGGCTACTTTCCACCACCGTACCCACAATATTATCTCGGATAA
- the LOC128865951 gene encoding G protein-coupled receptor kinase 1 isoform X2: MEEMLSHTYEYSKEAVASVQKYLLKNEVPVNLFEPYIEEIFNHLKGKPFKKFLESDKFTRFCQWKNLELNIQLTMNDFSVHRIIGRGGFGEVYGCRKADTGKMYAMKCLDKKRIKMKQGEMLALNERTMLQAVSTGMDCPFIVCMTYAFHTPDKLCFILDLMNGGDLHYHLSQHGVFNEDEMKFYAAEVILGLEHMHKRFIVYRDLKPANILLDENGHIRISDLGLACDFSRKKPHASVGTHGYMAPEVLSKGTAYDSCADWFSFGCMLYKLLKGHSPFRQHKTKDKHEIDRMTLTMNVELPDCFTPELRSLLDSLLQREVDKRLGCMGNGADEVKMHPFFSGIDWHQVYVQKYTPPLIPPRGEVNAADAFDIGSFDEEDTKGIKLTDSDQELYKFFPLTISERWQQEISETVFESVNNETDKIEQKKKAKQKQHFDADEKESDCILHGYIKKLGGSFASLWQTKYAKLYPNRLEMYSESGTNKPELIFMDQIEDISSDFVHYKGEQCIQIRVNDGSRDGRIILTNSDEIGLKEWAFSLRSAHKKSQELLGSMARKAGKIYGSERDANKSLYILTGSNPISKVSNGSN; this comes from the exons ATGGAAGAAATGCTCTCTCACACATAC GAATATTCCAAGGAAGCCGTAGCCAGTGTacaaaaatatcttttaaaaaatgaagTCCCCGTTAATTTGTTTGAG CCTTATATCGAGGAAATTTTTAACCACCTGAAGGGAAAgccatttaaaaaattcttggaaag CGATAAATTCACACGATTTTGCCAATGGAAGAATTTAGAGCTTAACATCCAG TTGACCATGAACGATTTTAGTGTTCACCGAATAATTGGTCGTGGTGGCTTTGGCGAAGTGTATGGCTGTCGAAAAGCTGACACTGGCAAAATGTATGCCATGAAATGCTTGGATAAAAAGCGTATCAAAATGAAACAGGGCGAAATGCTGGCGTTAAACGAACGAACTATGTTGCAAGCTGTGAGCACAGGG ATGGACTGTCCCTTCATTGTTTGCATGACCTATGCATTTCATACACCCGACAAGCTGTGCTTCATACTTGATTTAATGAATGGCGGCGATTTACATTATCATCTATCACAACACGGTGTCTTCAACGAAGATGAGATGAAGTTTTATGCCGCAGAG GTAATTTTGGGCTTGGAACACATGCATAAACGCTTCATAGTCTATAGGGATCTAAAGCCAGCAAATATTTTACTCGATGAGAATGGTCACATTCGTATATCGGACTTGGGTTTGGCATGTGATTTTTCGCGAAAAAAGCCACATGCTTCAGTAGGCACACACGGCTACATGGCGCCAGAAGTGCTTTCGAAAGGCACTGCCTATGACTCATGTGCCGATTGGTTTAGTTTCGGCTGTATGCTGTACAAATTGCTTAAGGGCCATTCACCGTTCAGACAGCacaaaacaaaagataaacacgAAATCGATCGAATGACCTTGACGATG aacgtTGAATTACCCGACTGTTTTACGCCCGAACTGAGAAGCCTTTTGGATTCATTGCTACAGAGAGAGGTAGATAAACGACTGGGATGCATGGGAAATGG tgcggACGAAGTGAAGATGCATCCATTCTTCTCGGGTATAGATTGGCACCAGGTCTATGTTCAAAAATATACACCACCATTAATACCACCGAGAGGCGAAGTTAATGCCGCTGATGCTTTTGATATAGGCTCCTTTGATGAAGAGGATACGAAAGGCATTAAGCTAACCGATAGTGATCAGGAGCTATACAAATTCTTTCCACTTACAATTTCCGAAAG GTGGCAGCAAGAAATCTCCGAAACAGTATTCGAAAGTGTTAACAATGAAACAgataaaatagaacaaaagaaaaaagccaAGCAAAAGCAGCATTTCGATGCAGACGAAAAAGAATCGGACTGCATTTTACAtggttacataaaaaaattaggcGGCTCATTTGCCTCACTCTGGCAAACAAAATACGCTAAACTTTATCCAAATCG ATTAGAGATGTATTCAGAGAGCGGTACCAATAAGCCAGAGCTAATATTTATGGACCAAATTGAGGACATTTCCTCTGATTTCGTACATTACAAAGGGGAACAGTGCATTCAAATTCGCGTTAACGATGGATCTCGTGATGGCAGAATAATTCTTACAAATTCT GATGAAATCGGCTTAAAGGAGTGGGCATTTTCTCTACGATCAGCTCATAAAAAGTCGCAAGAGCTCTTGGGTTCTATGGCACGAAAAGCAGGGAAAATCTATGGCAGCGAACGTGATGCAAATAAATCTTTGTATATATTAACGGGAAGTAATCCAATTTCCAAAGTTTCAAATGGATCCAACTAG